The following coding sequences are from one Thermoflexus hugenholtzii JAD2 window:
- a CDS encoding FecCD family ABC transporter permease: protein MAGETLRLLRHRARPMRIGLWAGLALALGMSLGMGMALGPVSIPLPELGRVLMARIRPGEGVDPTLMTIVWEVRIPRVLLMALAGAALAGAGAAYQGLFRNPLADPYLIGVAAGANLGALAAVALNLPSAFAGLLALPLAAFLGGILTVGLVYRLARVGKTLPLTTLLLSGVAVGAMLNALSLGLLMLMVGRIAPYRAWIWMLGGYALGGWPALWGALPYVALGLGALVALGYPLDVLQFGEEQALQLGLPVERVKRLAIAAATLATAGAVAFTGIIGFIGLIAPHLARLLIGPRYARVIPASILLGATLLALADLLSRTLIPPQEIPLTLLTALLGGPFFLYLLSSTRRGAFF, encoded by the coding sequence ATGGCCGGTGAGACCCTTCGCCTGCTTCGACACCGCGCTCGCCCGATGCGGATCGGCCTGTGGGCCGGCCTGGCGCTGGCGCTGGGGATGAGCCTGGGGATGGGGATGGCCCTGGGGCCGGTGAGCATCCCTTTGCCGGAGCTCGGCCGGGTTTTGATGGCGCGGATCCGGCCTGGGGAAGGGGTGGATCCCACTCTGATGACCATCGTGTGGGAGGTGCGCATCCCCCGGGTGTTGCTGATGGCCCTGGCCGGGGCCGCGCTGGCCGGAGCGGGCGCGGCCTATCAGGGGTTGTTCCGCAACCCCCTGGCGGATCCTTATTTGATCGGCGTGGCGGCGGGGGCCAACCTGGGCGCCCTCGCGGCTGTGGCCCTGAACCTCCCCAGCGCCTTCGCCGGCCTGCTGGCCCTCCCTCTGGCTGCCTTCCTGGGGGGGATCCTGACCGTAGGGCTGGTCTACCGGCTGGCCCGGGTCGGGAAGACCCTCCCCCTCACAACGCTGCTGCTGTCCGGGGTGGCGGTGGGAGCGATGCTGAACGCCCTGAGCCTCGGGCTGCTGATGCTGATGGTCGGCCGCATCGCCCCTTATCGAGCCTGGATCTGGATGCTGGGGGGCTATGCCCTGGGCGGATGGCCAGCCCTGTGGGGGGCGCTCCCCTACGTGGCCCTGGGCCTGGGGGCGCTGGTCGCCCTGGGCTACCCCCTGGATGTGCTGCAGTTCGGGGAGGAGCAGGCGCTGCAGCTGGGCCTGCCGGTGGAGCGGGTGAAACGGCTGGCCATCGCCGCTGCCACCCTGGCCACCGCCGGCGCCGTGGCCTTCACCGGGATCATCGGCTTCATCGGGCTGATCGCCCCGCATCTGGCCCGCCTGCTGATCGGCCCACGTTATGCCCGGGTGATCCCCGCCTCGATCCTCCTGGGGGCAACCCTGCTGGCCCTCGCCGACCTGCTTAGCCGCACCCTGATACCTCCGCAGGAGATCCCCCTGACCCTGCTCACCGCCCTCCTGGGCGGGCCTTTCTTCCTATATCTGCTCAGCTCCACCCGACGGGGGGCGTTCTTTTAA